In the Oceanispirochaeta sp. M1 genome, one interval contains:
- a CDS encoding beta-N-acetylhexosaminidase, with protein MAKNDELNLIPAVESLVFTSGFWMIPVQFSDLRFPESLMVIRNSELITYKEIGSGKKDDEAYCLSIKKDGINISASSTKGFHYASVTLIQLLLFFKESIPCLEIGDSPRFGWRGFMLDCCRFFQPVDSILELIDVLSLYKFNILHLHLTDDQGWRLEVPAYPELTGIGSRRADSVYQDNRHTMGELHEGFYSEEDIRTIVEYASQLCIQVIPEIDLPGHSMAALASYPELGCRGDRQEVPWKAGIYKDILCPGKEEARLFVEAVLKQTARLFPASHVHLGGDEAPKARWKKCPHCAAYRENHGIRSLKDQQVHFTNQAVSILRKLGKTPIVWAEICGDNLDKSAIGQYWLFRKKNAYKQLEKGRQMIFSAHASTYIDLSHAYVTLKKIYAYDPIAEGDDLPGADHVLGVECPLWTEWVHNKDRRDFQAFPRSIAMAEVGWTNPEDKDYKSFVRRLERHLVLLKERGINAAPAKEWNPGKLAKFRAMWRMIVNGGVED; from the coding sequence ATGGCCAAAAATGATGAGCTGAACTTGATCCCCGCAGTTGAATCCCTTGTATTTACATCTGGGTTTTGGATGATACCGGTGCAGTTCTCCGACTTGAGATTTCCTGAATCTCTGATGGTGATCAGAAACTCTGAGTTGATAACATATAAAGAAATAGGATCAGGTAAAAAAGATGATGAAGCCTATTGTCTCAGTATTAAAAAAGATGGAATCAATATAAGCGCTTCGTCCACAAAGGGTTTTCATTATGCTTCAGTAACATTGATACAGCTGCTTTTATTTTTTAAAGAGAGTATCCCCTGTCTGGAGATAGGTGACTCTCCTCGTTTCGGATGGCGAGGATTTATGCTGGACTGTTGCCGATTCTTTCAGCCTGTGGATAGTATTCTGGAATTGATTGACGTTCTGAGCTTATATAAATTCAATATACTTCACCTCCATCTGACTGATGATCAGGGATGGCGCCTTGAGGTACCAGCTTATCCTGAGCTGACTGGAATAGGCAGCCGCAGGGCGGACAGCGTATATCAGGATAATCGTCACACAATGGGAGAACTCCATGAAGGATTCTATTCTGAAGAAGATATCAGGACCATTGTAGAATATGCTTCTCAACTTTGTATTCAGGTTATTCCTGAAATTGATCTTCCCGGTCACTCCATGGCGGCTCTTGCTTCTTATCCGGAGCTTGGCTGTAGGGGAGACCGGCAGGAGGTCCCCTGGAAAGCCGGGATATACAAGGATATTCTTTGTCCGGGAAAGGAGGAGGCCAGGCTTTTTGTTGAGGCTGTCCTGAAACAGACCGCCCGGCTCTTTCCTGCATCACATGTTCATCTGGGTGGTGATGAAGCTCCAAAGGCCCGATGGAAAAAATGTCCCCATTGTGCTGCCTACAGAGAGAATCATGGAATTAGAAGTCTTAAAGATCAGCAGGTACATTTTACTAATCAGGCTGTTTCTATCCTTAGAAAACTGGGGAAAACCCCTATAGTCTGGGCTGAAATCTGTGGTGATAATCTCGATAAGTCGGCCATCGGGCAGTATTGGCTCTTCAGAAAAAAAAATGCATATAAACAGCTGGAGAAGGGGAGGCAGATGATTTTTTCAGCCCATGCCTCAACTTATATTGATCTATCTCATGCTTACGTAACTCTTAAGAAAATTTATGCTTATGATCCGATTGCTGAAGGGGATGACCTTCCGGGAGCAGATCATGTTCTGGGAGTGGAATGTCCGCTCTGGACAGAATGGGTGCATAACAAGGATCGTAGGGACTTTCAGGCATTTCCCCGATCAATCGCCATGGCAGAGGTCGGCTGGACCAATCCAGAGGATAAAGATTACAAAAGTTTTGTCCGGCGTCTGGAGAGACACCTTGTATTGCTAAAAGAGCGGGGGATCAACGCAGCTCCTGCTAAAGAGTGGAACCCCGGTAAACTGGCAAAATTCAGAGCCATGTGGCGGATGATTGTCAATGGTGGTGTAGAAGACTAA